ATTCCAATTTTTTCACCCTTTGTGATTTTAAATGATACATCATTTAGAGCATTGGAAATATCATTATATCCCATAGTGACGTGAGAGAATTCAATCTCTCCAATAACTTTATGTCGCCTCTCATCTCGTTGATCAAAGACTTCTTTTTCTGTTTGGACTTCAATAAAATTAGCGACACGATTTGTACTAGTGAATGCTGTAATAATATTGGCAACTTCCCTAAACAAAGACAGAACAGGCCAAAAGAATCTTTCACAATAACGCAAGAAGGCCACAAATAATGCAAGCGTTAGTGTTCCATCAACGACTGCACTCCCCCCTAACCAAACTAAGATTAACAGTGGAAGCCCGCAAAGAAACGAAAGCATTGGCATAGTAAAAGCATAGAAAGAATTGGCACCAAGCTGGACTGTTTGTTGATCATCAACTGCTGATTTAAAATTTGCATAAGACCAATCTTCAACACCAAAAGATCGAATAACGTGAATCCCATCAATATATTCAGAAAGTTTTGAATTGATATGTGATGAGTGCTTACTAATAGAGCGATTTAGTGCTCCTGTTTTATTTCTTGTTAATAGAAGAAAGGCCATCGCTGGCAACATCCCTATAATTACATATACACCAAGCTTAAAGTCAGTTAAAAGCATCGCCGTAGCAGAAGAGACAATCATAAGAACAGAAGTAACGATACGCCCTAATGAGCTAGTAAAGAATTTTTCAATCCCTTCTACATCGTGAGTCATACGAGTTACGATTCGCCCTTGTGGCCAAGAATCAAAAAACTTAAGGGGTAAGTGAGATAGCTTTTCAAATAATCTCTCTCTAATCTTTAAAATAACAAGACTAGTTTGAGTGATTAGATATCTTCTTCCACCAAATTGTAAAAGGATACTGATAAATTCTAAGGCCAGAATATATATGGCCCATTCTTTAGCTAATTTCCAATTTTCTTTTGCAAGCCCCTCACCGACAAGAACACCCATGGCATGACCTGAAACCATCGACAATACAGTAAATGAAGTCAGAAGAGTTATAGCAAATGCAATTTGTATACGATGACCTTTTGCATACTTAAAAAGAAATACAGAAGTCTTAAAGGCCGAATGACCTTGTTTCTTATAATTTGATTCTTCCTGATCATCTTGTGCAAGAAATTGTTTCGCCTTACTCATCACTCACCTCACGATCAAGATTAATCACTTTTTCACAATATTTTAAAGTCGACTCACGATGGGCAACCCAAACTAATGTGGAATTCGGTAGGAACTTATCAATATTTGATAAAATCTTCTCTTCAGTAACGGTATCAACGGCCGATAAACAATCGTCGAGAAGGAGAATCTCAGGCTTACGTACAAGACCTCTTGCTAGAGTAAGACGCTGTTTTTGTCCACCTGACAAATTGACTCCCCACTCTCCTAATTGAGTATCAAGCCCATCATCAAAGTTTTCAACGTCATTTTTTAGTCCTGCAACTTCGAGTACTTCCCAAAGAATCTCATCTGATAAGTCCTGATCCATCAAAATATTATTTCTAATAGAATCAGCAAAGAGAAATGATTTTTGGTGAACCATTGTTATATGAGACCTAAGAAACTTATGACTATATTCTTTAAAAGGTTTTCCAAAGAAATACACTTGTCCACTAAAGTCTCTTTCTAATCCACTTAGAATATTTAAGAGAGTTGTTTTACCAGTACCAATCTGGCCAATAATCCCAATACGCATCCCTTTTTTAACTTCGAGATTGATATCAGTAAGAATAGGTGTACTTTTCTCATAGCTAAAATTTAGATTCTTTATCGAAAAGACCTCTTCACCAGAAATCTCCTCACCTTCTTTTTCAGCAAGTAGGTAATCTTCTTTTAAATGAGTATAAATTTCAGCAAGTCTTTTTAGAGAAGTGAATGACTTTCTCCAATCTGAAATAATATAACCAAGTTCAGCAAGTGGATCTTGTAAGAGATAAACTAATCCTTGTATGGCAACAAACTCACCAACAGTAATCGTTCCATCCATTAAAAGAGTTATACCGTAAGTGAAAAGAATTATATAAGTGGCCATTGAGGCTGAGCCAGATGACGGAATATAAAGCATTGATGTGTGATTAGCGAGTAGTCTCATTTTTCGATACTTTTGAGCACCAGCATATAATCTCTTAAACCAAAAAGATGCCGTATTTCCTAATTTCTGTAATCTTACAGTGGAGATTGCCTTAGAAGTTTCATCGTTAAAGTATGAAAGATAGTCTTGAGCAACATCATATCGCTTCATTTCCATTGAAGAAATATAGCGAACAAAAATTGGAACAATTAACAATGCTAAGAATGAAATAATTGTAATTTTCACATTAATGAGAAATAGTGAAATGATTGTAAATAGGCCTAGGAATAAAACATCTGCAATACCAACAATTGTGAAGCCAAAAACAAAGCGAGCTTGTCCAACATCGCTATTTGCAGCACTCATTAAAATTCCTTTCGGGTATTTATTTACAAGAGTATCCATTGAAAAGTATTGTGCATTTTGCCAAATATCATCTTTTAAAAAACCACCAGCATGATGAGTTTGTCGACCTAAAAAGATACGCCACCCTACACGGCCAAAATATAGCATGATGCGTGACAGTGCCACTGCGCTAAAGATGAAGAAGAATTTATGTTTCAGGTCGTTACCATAAATAAATGAATCAATCGTCCAGGCAGGCATAGTCTTATGTGTTAAGAAGTCTACAACGTCGCCCATGGCCCTTGAATAAAATACCTGACAAATGTTGCAGACAATTATTGAGATAACACCTAGGAGATAGATTGATTTTTTTCGATTAAGGTAATTCAGCCAAATTTTATAATGCGTACTCATTGCAAAGATTATATGATTTTAATATGAGGTTTACTATTGTTTTATTTTTAATATTTTCTATCAATCAAATTGCTTTTGCTGAGCTTGAAGAATTTGACTCTGGGCCAGGAAATGCAAAGATTTTTCGCATTACTGCATTAGAGGAATATGTGAAGAAAATTCGCTCAGAAATCTCTGACCTTAAAACCGGCATGGATGATAAGATGAAAAAAGAGATTGAGTCACTGAAGAAAGAAATTGAGCAATTAAAGAAAAAAGAAACAAATTTAGATGGAATTGC
This is a stretch of genomic DNA from Halobacteriovorax vibrionivorans. It encodes these proteins:
- a CDS encoding ABC transporter ATP-binding protein; amino-acid sequence: MSKAKQFLAQDDQEESNYKKQGHSAFKTSVFLFKYAKGHRIQIAFAITLLTSFTVLSMVSGHAMGVLVGEGLAKENWKLAKEWAIYILALEFISILLQFGGRRYLITQTSLVILKIRERLFEKLSHLPLKFFDSWPQGRIVTRMTHDVEGIEKFFTSSLGRIVTSVLMIVSSATAMLLTDFKLGVYVIIGMLPAMAFLLLTRNKTGALNRSISKHSSHINSKLSEYIDGIHVIRSFGVEDWSYANFKSAVDDQQTVQLGANSFYAFTMPMLSFLCGLPLLILVWLGGSAVVDGTLTLALFVAFLRYCERFFWPVLSLFREVANIITAFTSTNRVANFIEVQTEKEVFDQRDERRHKVIGEIEFSHVTMGYNDISNALNDVSFKITKGEKIGIVGPTGSGKTTAVAVLSRLYDYQKGDVLIDGQNLKELDIDNYRDQIGIVSQDVIIFDGSLRENLSVNPDLTDKDILSICDKTGMSKVMSYSNLTLDSVIKDGGSNLSAGEKQVISLTRVCLQNPSILILDEATAHVDPYFEKILHDGIHNVMDGKTSFFIAHRLDTIKECDRILVFKDGKLVEFDTPENLISARGIFYDLSQASLH
- a CDS encoding ABC transporter ATP-binding protein gives rise to the protein MSTHYKIWLNYLNRKKSIYLLGVISIIVCNICQVFYSRAMGDVVDFLTHKTMPAWTIDSFIYGNDLKHKFFFIFSAVALSRIMLYFGRVGWRIFLGRQTHHAGGFLKDDIWQNAQYFSMDTLVNKYPKGILMSAANSDVGQARFVFGFTIVGIADVLFLGLFTIISLFLINVKITIISFLALLIVPIFVRYISSMEMKRYDVAQDYLSYFNDETSKAISTVRLQKLGNTASFWFKRLYAGAQKYRKMRLLANHTSMLYIPSSGSASMATYIILFTYGITLLMDGTITVGEFVAIQGLVYLLQDPLAELGYIISDWRKSFTSLKRLAEIYTHLKEDYLLAEKEGEEISGEEVFSIKNLNFSYEKSTPILTDINLEVKKGMRIGIIGQIGTGKTTLLNILSGLERDFSGQVYFFGKPFKEYSHKFLRSHITMVHQKSFLFADSIRNNILMDQDLSDEILWEVLEVAGLKNDVENFDDGLDTQLGEWGVNLSGGQKQRLTLARGLVRKPEILLLDDCLSAVDTVTEEKILSNIDKFLPNSTLVWVAHRESTLKYCEKVINLDREVSDE
- a CDS encoding coiled-coil domain-containing protein: MRFTIVLFLIFSINQIAFAELEEFDSGPGNAKIFRITALEEYVKKIRSEISDLKTGMDDKMKKEIESLKKEIEQLKKKETNLDGIAIIEDRLNKLELKHNEDTKKMQADFRNLQQNIDQSLLDLSNKILNRIQVFEKYLQKPAN